A segment of the Tachysurus vachellii isolate PV-2020 chromosome 18, HZAU_Pvac_v1, whole genome shotgun sequence genome:
TTTTGCCCACATTCTCCCTTTAATCCACTGAGTCTATAATTAGCACGAACTAgaatatataatagaatataataattAGTCATTATAATTTGCCCTCATTTTTATAAtgtcctatttttttttattaataaaaccaaGCTAAATTTATAATTGAGGTCTTGTGCACGACTCTTAATCACTTTCTGGAATATTCCGTCCTGTACTTTCCCGTCTGCGGTGAACAACCTGTTCTTCATGCATAACTTTACTGCATGCTTTGGATTTTCAGCTCAATAGATCTGGCACGCATTAAAGGGTGGGTCTGTTTTCATAACGATGCTTTACACAATAATTGAGGGATTCCTCTGTCACGTCTCACGTGACATCTGGTAACTGATGGGAGAAGAAATGTCCTGTAATAACCTCCTCACGCCTCACTGTGAGATCTCGTAACAATAACTCGCTGGTCGTGGCGGTGGTTATAAGTTCAGGCGCCTTTTTCACTTTCCACCAGATCActcgcagagacagacagagacagacacacacacacagacacacacatacagacacacacacacacaccggcgaCCAGGTTAGcactgtgagtttttttttactactttttGTGATTTgcttatatatatctatatggaaagaaatgtgtgtatatgtaactTGTATGTATACAAACTatgtatttttgattttttggggaaaaaatatagCTCTAAGTTCAAAATCTTGATCTAGAATCATGATCAGTAAAACTGCTGAGATTTATTACGAACCACGATTATTAGACAGCGTAATGAAGTACGTCgctgttcttttatttgtttcgtCTGTGACGCTGAGGGAagtttaataaaagattaaGAGTTGCTCTAAACTATATAAAGGTGTGCAGTTCTAGTAAAATATTCAGCAACGTGGTAGCGAGATACAGCTGTTAGCACCATGATATTTTCCCAGGACGGCAAGTTTCTCTCCTTATGTGACtgctttttttgtaaacattcgttttttttaatcaaagagtCGTAAAAATTTGTTTCTAGTTCATTTTGATATTGAATGTTTAACGAACTACAACAtagtacagaaaaaaaatgcagcttggcATGTTATGAAACTGCTGCATGTAAACAAACTCCTTTCTTCCTGATTCTTTCCTGTGTCATGAAGTGTAACTTAAACTTTAACTCTGAGTGTTACAAAAATCTGTtagtttatctgtctgtcttaagAATATTCTTTCCTCCATGTCGTTccacagagagggagaaacacGTCGTACCTGCGCCGCTGGTTTGTCCTGAAGGGGAATCTGCTGTTCTATCAGGATCGTCCGGCTGACCGCCGTCTGCTCGGAGTGATCGTGCTCGAAGGCTGCGTCGTTCAAACCGAAGATTCAGACCTCACCTTCTCTCTGGTGTTCACCGGCCCTGGACTTCGCTCTTATCAGCTCGCTGCAGAAGATCAGCCAAGCAGAAAGAGCTGGGTGAACGCTCTCCTGTCAGCCAGCCACGTCTACATCTCACTGCTCGTCAGGGACCTTGCACATCTTTACCAAggttagatatatagataaAGATAGCAATATGAGCAGTTTGTGGTTTCTTCTAGTAACATCTAGTCTGACATCTGCTTACAGCTGATTTATTGGTTCTGGATCTCTGGATTAAGGTTGCTAACATTTCTTAACTTCATGTCTTTGGGTTTAAAATAGCAGAATTAAAATAGGGTCCTTGGGCTAAAATAGCAGAACATAAAATTTGTTTGGTTCGGGGTTTAAGTTCCTGGGCTGAAGTCTTCGGGTGTAAGTCCTTGGCCAATGTTCTTTGGTTCCCAGACCAACGTTCATGAACTCTAAAGTTCCTGAGTCTTAAAGTTCTTGGGATAAGTTTGTGTGATAAACTTCAGTTTCTCTTCAGTTCTCATGGTGCCTTAAAGAGATTAATAATTTTACTCTCTTTTTatcccttctttttttaaatacagaagcTAAAGAAGGGAAAAGCCTCAGTGATTCTCCTCATTCTTCTACAGCGACAGATTCCTGTGTGAAAATGTCCAGCTCTGTCATCGCCGCCTTCTATGCAGGATCACCGTATTTGTCTCAGAGTtctgcactgacacacagagacacgagAAGCTACAGTACGAGCCACGCCTACCCCGGACACCACGCCCACCACGCTCCATCCGTGCCAAACAGATCAGCTAATAAACGATCACCGAAACACTGGCCCAAAAGAAACGCCCACGTCACGCCTCTAAAcggccccgccccaaaatacgGGGAGTGGCCTTTAGTTGGATTCAACCCGATGGACGAATTTGTTAAACTTCACGAGTATTATGGAAATGAGGTGAAGCAGGTTAGAGCTGATTGGCTGAAGAAGAAACAGCAAGAGGCGGGCCATGTCGAAGAAGATCTTATCAGTTTAGGGTGATTTAACTCATTCTCGCACCCTGAATCTGTATCAGTGTGAAATAACAGATACTTTAACGATAAGATCTAAACACCATCGTATTAATGCCTGATTGAGGAACGACCAAAGGAAGTGAGACGTTCTAGTCGCGGTGCGACTTTTACAGAAAATGATCATGAAGATCTTCTCTTTTCCTGTTCTGAACAACTCAGCACACCACTTCTTCATTTCTGTTCTCAAAACCCAAAAAGGAAACGAGAAATGCAGATATTGACTAATTTAACCCGAGGGCATGACTGCGTTCATTTTTCTACTTATCTCAACACGTGGTAGCAAAGTCAAGACGTACGTTAGACCTAATTCAGGCGTGACGTGATTTTAATACGTGGGAACGTTTTCATTAGGGTTCCTTTAACTAACATTATTTAACTAATCATGAACTTCATCATCAGATTAAGATTAACACATTAAATAACACTCGCAGTACATAACATGTAATAAGTGAAGGCTAGAGTGAAAATTCAACATGAAGCGATGtcaggggtccaagcaccgcTCAGAGAAGCAGCAGGCGACGTCACACAAGGACACAAGGACAGTCCACAATCTCAGGTGACAGGTGAGGGTCAAAACCTGGAACATGACATCAGCTTAATAAGACAATAAATTAGATTAGAGaccggattaaaaaaaaaaatgttcatataaAAAAGAGATTTCGAAAGTGAATTTTTTGCTCATTTACCTGGACATGGTTTTAGTCACTGATTGCAACAGTCAGATGGTGTACAAATGGTAGCTATAAcctttaatcagttgttcttaaCCTTGCAGCTTTAAACAAACTTTAATAAACATGATGTTTATTAGGTGTGAATGAAATTTCTGGTCTGAAGGCTGCTATTCTCCAACTTTGGATTTGCTCCAAATAACATGTACATTTGAGGCCCGAGACCTTTAATCTAcagtattacatttattaaaggtgcggtgcacgatgttggaaaaatgcttcagaaaaccgagtctggacgacaaacaaaacaaacgtgtagccaatgagcagaaaggggcgtgtcttgtcaatatgcgtcAGAGAGAGTgatcagtgcgcatgtgtgacattagcagaaagcgattaaaacattgacatggcggatacctgccgttacctctgcctcgggttttAGGTGTTAAACgtcgtcttctgcgtgaaacggcgctaaacctttcacggtacaacacacagtactacaaaaactgccccagcaggttccgccataatagttgcctgggttacgtatgtatgtgtgggcggagctatcaaaacagaggtgacacccatttgggttagaggcgtgtttgttttggtgatttcaaatgtcaacattggctttcaaacatcgtgcaccgcacctttaatccCGTCCAAACTCAGAACCCTCAGTATTACTGAGAAAGGTGCTAAGGTTTCTCAAGCACACTTTCACATTTACGTTACATTTATGCGAAACGTTAATATTACAGAATATCCCTAGAGTCGCTTCTCCATAAAGCTCCTGGCAGGTTAAATACCTCATATATTTTATGCTCAATTTTACGCTTTTATACGTGTATCATTAAGGACTCCTTTTCTACTTCTACTTACGTAAACCTTTCTCGATCAGACTCTTATTGAAAGAtcgaaaatattttttatattttattttattctggtgTACAATACTGTAATCACCACACACGGTGAAACACGAGCTGTATTGAGTTAAAGACTTAAAGTGCTAGACATGGTTCAGGCCAACAGGGGGCGCTATTCTCTCTGAATACAGTTTATTACTGGCTAAAACATTCATTAAACCAAAaggaaaatatgactgaaactGAGTTGGTCAGTTTTATGATTTTCTTTAATGTGATTGTAaaccaaaatctttttttttttttttttctccttactaataaaatgtcacaaaatatATCAATAAACTTGATACGAAGTGAACAGTCGTGTCTTTCTTTAAGAGTTAAATGCAGATTCTGAGGgtggcacgttcgcctcacacctccggggttgggggttcgattcccgcctccaccttgtgtgtgtggagtttgcatgttctccccgtgcctcgggggtttcctctgggtactccggtttcctcccctggtccaaagacatgcatggtaggttgattggcatctctggaaaattgtccgtagtgtgtgattgcatgagtgaatgagtgtgtgtgtgtgtgtgtgtgtgtgtgccctgcgatgggttggcactccgtccagggtgtatcctgccttgatgcccgatgacgcctgagatagacacaggctccccgtgacccgaggtagtttggataagcggtagaagatgaatgaatgaatgaatgaatgaatgaatgcagatTCTGAGAGTTTGAATGTTTATGAGAGTTTTATAATTAAAACGCCTGCTCATTTTAGAGTTGGATCGTGTtctaattaaatatttgatttggttataaagtacatttattGAACGGATTATataccattttaaataataatgataataaaatgctTCACGATAACACCCAGGAAGTCGCTCTGTATTCTGTTACATGTATATTATAACAAAAAACTATCAGTCACTCGTGATTCGCTGCATCTGAGACCGAGCCGTAGTCAAAGAGAAACACGACGACCATAAACCTCCGGTAAAGGATTGCGGCTGCGAAAGACTTGAGATGTCAAAGGTTAAACGtggaggtcaaaggtcacaggaagtgtgagacaggtgtctctaggaaaaagcaaaaacaaaaactttctcCAGACACAAAAGCGCTGATCCAGTGTCACCAGAGCAGATGGGACATTTCCTTTAGTTCTCACTTTGTACCTCTTGTGAGGAGAATTTCTTAGTACGAGGAGAAGTTTTGGGCCTCACGATTATTTATATCGATCCACACAGACATTAAGACAAGACCGATTTAATAACGAATTCTACAAATGTGTTTCTATTAAATTTATAGAGATCTCCATGTGTAAGAAGACATGAAGTCTCACACGCAGTTTGTTTAGCTATTTTTGGTGCCTCTCAGCTGCTTCCCATAAGCTTGCAAACTATAACACCCCCAAAACACACCCCTGAGGAACTCCTGCAGTCTTCGCAAGCTCTCCACCGTATTCCTTCCTTCGTTTGTCTCGTCTAATCCTCTCTGGCACACACGGCTGTGGATAGCTTCACACTACCACAGATCAACTTtcactctgagagagagagagagagagagagagagagagagagagagagagagagagagagagagagactctgaatATGGACACAGCCATAGGAGGGATCTTCATCTGCGTCTCTATACTGGGAAGGACATTAAACCTATTTTTGATTGGGACACACAGAAGTGGTCACTAAATACAGTCATCATCCCTGGTGTATAAATCACAATCTGTGTGGAAATGATTTTGAATTAGCGTCTGATAAAAGCctgaattttagatttttaggtgataaatttaaacagaaatctAATTATCTTGACCTCAGAATTTCCCTTGGATTTAAGAGCTGTTtggacagctgtgtgtgtgtgtgtgtgtgtgtgtgtgtgtgtgtgtgtgtgtctttgttattCCCAATTTAGGGATTAGGAtttgtgtatgaaatgtaaataaaatcaaatatttaataaagaatgagaagctttaaaaaaatggtgCCCCAAACCATTAATCACTATAAACCTCAATATTCTCCTCATGTTCATCTTTAACTGAACGCTTATTAGAATTTCCTACTTATTATATTTTGCGTGTCACTGCTCGAGACTAAACTTCTCACCGTCTCGTTTTATCTACAGGTTAAAAACCGCTTCATCGATCGGCGGTTTTTTTGGAGGCCTAAAGAGAGAAAGCTGAAGTAATTTGTACTTGTAGGTATAAACTAAACACAGGTAACATCCAGGTAACATCAACTATTACAACTAAAGACAACTACAAGCAAAGACACGATGAgtcaaaagtattgga
Coding sequences within it:
- the pheta2 gene encoding sesquipedalian-1 isoform X2; this translates as MKIHRRILTHYLSCTSPVDKEGYLYKKRGRNTSYLRRWFVLKGNLLFYQDRPADRRLLGVIVLEGCVVQTEDSDLTFSLVFTGPGLRSYQLAAEDQPSRKSWVNALLSASHVYISLLVRDLAHLYQATDSCVKMSSSVIAAFYAGSPYLSQSSALTHRDTRSYSTSHAYPGHHAHHAPSVPNRSANKRSPKHWPKRNAHVTPLNGPAPKYGEWPLVGFNPMDEFVKLHEYYGNEVKQVRADWLKKKQQEAGHVEEDLISLG
- the pheta2 gene encoding sesquipedalian-1 isoform X1, which codes for MKIHRRILTHYLSCTSPVDKEGYLYKKRGRNTSYLRRWFVLKGNLLFYQDRPADRRLLGVIVLEGCVVQTEDSDLTFSLVFTGPGLRSYQLAAEDQPSRKSWVNALLSASHVYISLLVRDLAHLYQEAKEGKSLSDSPHSSTATDSCVKMSSSVIAAFYAGSPYLSQSSALTHRDTRSYSTSHAYPGHHAHHAPSVPNRSANKRSPKHWPKRNAHVTPLNGPAPKYGEWPLVGFNPMDEFVKLHEYYGNEVKQVRADWLKKKQQEAGHVEEDLISLG